The Pseudarthrobacter sp. BIM B-2242 region GGGAAATCCAGCCGCACGAAGACCGCAAGAAAGCGTACCTAGCACTTTATGACTTCCCAGAACCTGTCCATTGTCCTCGCGGGCGGCGGAACTGCCGGCCACATCAGCCCGCTCCTGGCCATCGCGGCTGCCCTCCGGACCGCAGCCCCCGGGTCCCGGCTGCTTGCCGTGGGCACGCCGGCCGGCATGGAAACCCGGCTGGTGCCCGCCGCCGGCGTGGAACTGGCCACCATCGACAGGGTTCCCTTCCCCCGGAAACCATCCCTCGACCTGCTGAAGCTGCCGGCCCGGCTGGCCGGGGCAGTGCGGCAGTCAGGCCGCATCCTGGACGACGCGTCGGCTGACGTCCTGGTTGGCGTAGGCGGCTATGTCTGCACCCCGCTGTACCTCGCCGCCCGCCGTCGGGGGATTCCCATCGTGATCCATGAAGCCAACACCCGGCCGGGCCTGGCTAACCGGGTGGGATCCTTTTTGACCCGTCACGTCGCCACCGCCTTTGACACCACCCGCCTGCGGCACGCCCGCCATGTCGGCATGCCCATGCGGACCGAAATCTCCAGCCTGGACAGGGACTCCGCCCGTGCCGCGGCACGGGAAGCTCTGGGCCTGGACGCCGGCAAGCCCACGCTGATTGTGACGGGCGGATCTTCCGGCGCCCAGAGCATCAACCGTGCCGTGGCCGCTGCCGCGCAGGACCTTGGCGCCGCCGGCATTCAGACGCTGCACATCACCGGGCGCGGCAAAACGGTCATGGGGCCCGACGGCGGCCCGCTCGCCACGGCGGGGTACCGGCAGGTTGAGTACGTGGACGGCATGGAAAACGTCTACGCCGCAGCCGACCTCCTCCTGGCCCGCTCCGGCGCGGCCACTGTTTGTGAAGTGGCGGCCGTGGGCGTACCCGCGGTGTTTGTCCCTCTGCCCATCGGCAACGGCGAGCAGGCGCTCAACGCGGCGGGGCTCGTAAACGCCGGCGGCGCCCTCCTGGTTCCGGACAAGGACTTCACCGCACAGTGGATCACGCGGGAGCTGATCCCGCTGGCCACAGATGCCGCCCGGCTGGCAACCATGGCCGCGAACTCCCGCCGGCTTGGCATCAGAAACGCCGATCAGCGCATGGCTGGTCTTGTCCTGGAAGCGGTATCCGCATGACCCCCGCAAGCATCCGCAGCCAGGAGTCCCTGGGCCGCGTCCATTTCATCGGCATCGGCGGCGTGGGGATGTCCGCCGTCGCCCGCATCATGGTGGCGCGGGGCGTCAGCGTCAGCGGGTCCGACGCCAAGGATTTGCCGGTCATGGCGGAGCTGGCCGCCGCCGGGGCCCGGATCGCGGTGGGCTACGCCGCCGCCAACCTGGGCGATGCCCAAACCGTAGTCGCAGGCTCGGCGATCCGCACGGACAACCCGGAACTGGTGGCGGCACGGGAGGTAGGCCTGCCTGTGCTGCACCGCTCTGAGGCGCTGGCCGCCACCATGGGCAATGACGTGGTGGTGACCGTCGCCGGAACGCACGGCAAATCCACCACCACCTCCATGATCACGGTCCTGCTCCAGGGCGCCGGGCTTGACCCCTCGTTCGCCATCGGCGCCAACGTGCCCGCGCTCGGGGTTAACGCAGCGCACGGCACCGCCGGCATTTTTGTGGCCGAAGCCGATGAATCCGACGGTTCCTTCCTGAACTACCGGCCGAGAATCGCCGTGGTCACCAACGTTGAACCGGACCACCTGGACCATTACGGCACCGCCGAGGCGGTCTACGAATCCTTTGACCGTTTTACGGAACTGCTGCCTGCCGACGGTGTCCTGATCGCCTGCGCGGACGACGACGGCGCCCTGGCACTCGCAGGACGCACCAGGGCTCGCGGGAATACCAGGGTGGTCCTGTACGGCACTTCAGAACGGGCGGACCTCGTCCTGCACGACGACGGTCCCGGGCGTGTTGAGATTTCCTTAACTGCCGGACGGTTCGCGCTGCCGCTGCAGGTCCCGGGGCGCCATAACGCACTCAACGCGGCTGCCGCCGTCGCCGTTGCCCTGGAACTTGGGGTCGACGCCGAAACTGCGGCGCATGCCTTGGGGCAATTCTCAGGAACGTCCCGGCGTTTTGAACTGAAGGGCGAGGCGCGCGGCGTGCGCGTTTTTGACGACTACGCCCACCACCCCACGGAAGTCCGGGCAGCCCTGACGGCGGCGCGGTCCGTAGCGGCCGGACACAGCGTGCATGTCCTGTTCCAGCCGCACCTGTTCTCCCGGACCAGGGAGTTCGCAGGCGAGTTCGCGAACGCCCTAAACCTGGCCGATACGGCGCTGGTGCTGGACATTTACCCTGCCCGCGAGGATCCCATTCCCGGTGTCACCAGCCAGCTCATCACAGAGCACCTGGCCCCTGGCGGCCGCCTGGTGGCCGCGGACGACGCCGTGGCGGCCCTGGTGGCCGCAGCGAGGCCGGGCGATATCATCCTGACTGTCGGCGCCGGGGACGTGACCGGGTTCGGGCCACACATTGTGCAGGCCCTCGATGGGTAGTCCACGCCGCCCCACCTACGCTTCCCCTTCGAAGCGCCAGCCGCCGGCCAGGAAGGCAGCGGCGGAACCTGACGTCATCTCCGCCTCCAAAAGCGCCCCGATCCCTGAGACGCCATCTACGCCGGAGACCCCGTCAAGGGACGGACGGAAGAAACGGAAACCCGCGGACACGGTTCCGGCCCCGGACAAGGCGCCTGGCAGCGGTAATGTGCTGGTATTTCCTGAGCCGCCGGGAAAGCGCCGGAAGCGGCGCATCCTCGTTGTCCTGTCCACGCTCCTCGCGTTTGTCGCGGCGCTGCTTGCCGCTGCCGTCTTTTCTCCCATCCTTGCCGTGGGCACCATCTCAGTGACCGGTACCAGGCTTGTCACCACGGAGCAGGTCCGGTCCGCGCTCGAGCCGCTCAAGGGCAGACCGCTCCCACAGGTCAGCGAGGACGAGGTGGGGCGGCTGCTCGAGCCGCTGGTACAGGTCAAGTCCGTCACCACCCAGGCGCGGCCGCCCTCGGAACTGGTCGTTGAGGTGCACGAACGCGTTCCGGTGGCTTTGGTCAAGCAGGAGGAGCAGTACCAGTTGGTGGATGTGGAAGGCGTGGTGCTTGCCGGCATCACGGATCCCGCATCCGTGTCGCTGCCTGTCATCGATGGCGGCGCCGGTGCCATCGGCAAGGACCTCTTCCAGGCCACTGCCGGGGTCCTGGGGGCCCTTCCGCCGGACGTGCTCGCCAGGCTTTCGAACGCGTCCGCGCAATCCGTGGACGCCGTGGAACTCAAACTGGTTGACGGGCAAACCATCATTTGGGGAAATGCGGGGGAGAAGGAACTCAAGGCCAAAGTGCTTGAGGCCCTGCTCAAGGTA contains the following coding sequences:
- the murG gene encoding undecaprenyldiphospho-muramoylpentapeptide beta-N-acetylglucosaminyltransferase: MTSQNLSIVLAGGGTAGHISPLLAIAAALRTAAPGSRLLAVGTPAGMETRLVPAAGVELATIDRVPFPRKPSLDLLKLPARLAGAVRQSGRILDDASADVLVGVGGYVCTPLYLAARRRGIPIVIHEANTRPGLANRVGSFLTRHVATAFDTTRLRHARHVGMPMRTEISSLDRDSARAAAREALGLDAGKPTLIVTGGSSGAQSINRAVAAAAQDLGAAGIQTLHITGRGKTVMGPDGGPLATAGYRQVEYVDGMENVYAAADLLLARSGAATVCEVAAVGVPAVFVPLPIGNGEQALNAAGLVNAGGALLVPDKDFTAQWITRELIPLATDAARLATMAANSRRLGIRNADQRMAGLVLEAVSA
- the murC gene encoding UDP-N-acetylmuramate--L-alanine ligase; this translates as MTPASIRSQESLGRVHFIGIGGVGMSAVARIMVARGVSVSGSDAKDLPVMAELAAAGARIAVGYAAANLGDAQTVVAGSAIRTDNPELVAAREVGLPVLHRSEALAATMGNDVVVTVAGTHGKSTTTSMITVLLQGAGLDPSFAIGANVPALGVNAAHGTAGIFVAEADESDGSFLNYRPRIAVVTNVEPDHLDHYGTAEAVYESFDRFTELLPADGVLIACADDDGALALAGRTRARGNTRVVLYGTSERADLVLHDDGPGRVEISLTAGRFALPLQVPGRHNALNAAAAVAVALELGVDAETAAHALGQFSGTSRRFELKGEARGVRVFDDYAHHPTEVRAALTAARSVAAGHSVHVLFQPHLFSRTREFAGEFANALNLADTALVLDIYPAREDPIPGVTSQLITEHLAPGGRLVAADDAVAALVAAARPGDIILTVGAGDVTGFGPHIVQALDG
- a CDS encoding cell division protein FtsQ/DivIB; translation: MGSPRRPTYASPSKRQPPARKAAAEPDVISASKSAPIPETPSTPETPSRDGRKKRKPADTVPAPDKAPGSGNVLVFPEPPGKRRKRRILVVLSTLLAFVAALLAAAVFSPILAVGTISVTGTRLVTTEQVRSALEPLKGRPLPQVSEDEVGRLLEPLVQVKSVTTQARPPSELVVEVHERVPVALVKQEEQYQLVDVEGVVLAGITDPASVSLPVIDGGAGAIGKDLFQATAGVLGALPPDVLARLSNASAQSVDAVELKLVDGQTIIWGNAGEKELKAKVLEALLKVPADPKNPVRVYDVSAPRHPVTR